From the genome of Halomonas sp. MCCC 1A13316, one region includes:
- the tenA gene encoding thiaminase II yields MGYRFTDLTNACHDDWRAYIEHDFVRGLGDGTLSEGAFRHYLQQDYLFLIHFARAYALAAYKSRSLADLRQAHEGLKAILDVELDLHVGYCREWGIGEAELAQLPEARATMAYTRYVLDTGNRGDLLDLHVALAPCLVGYGEIATWLNAQSFTLRGKTNPYDAWIAMYQSDDFQAAMRAELEWLDTRLADVTPARFDELAEVFRDATRLEIDFWQMGLDRAI; encoded by the coding sequence ATGGGCTATCGCTTCACCGACCTGACCAACGCCTGCCACGATGACTGGCGCGCCTACATCGAGCATGACTTCGTGCGCGGCCTGGGTGACGGTACTCTCTCAGAGGGCGCTTTCCGCCACTATCTGCAACAGGACTACCTGTTCCTGATCCACTTTGCCCGTGCCTACGCGCTGGCCGCCTACAAGAGCCGCAGCCTCGCCGACCTGCGCCAGGCCCATGAAGGTCTCAAGGCGATTCTCGACGTGGAACTCGATCTGCATGTCGGCTACTGCCGCGAATGGGGAATCGGCGAGGCAGAACTCGCGCAGTTGCCGGAGGCCCGGGCGACGATGGCCTATACCCGCTACGTACTCGATACCGGCAACCGCGGCGACCTCCTCGACCTGCACGTGGCACTCGCCCCCTGCCTGGTGGGCTATGGCGAGATCGCCACTTGGCTGAACGCGCAGTCCTTTACGCTGCGCGGCAAGACCAACCCCTATGACGCCTGGATCGCCATGTACCAGAGCGACGACTTCCAGGCCGCCATGCGCGCCGAGCTGGAGTGGCTCGATACACGCCTGGCCGATGTCACTCCGGCGCGCTTTGACGAGCTCGCCGAGGTGTTCCGCGATGCCACGCGACTCGAGATCGATTTCTGGCAGATGGGACTGGATCGAGCGATCTGA
- a CDS encoding lysophospholipid acyltransferase family protein — MSEPQSSTATLQGRAITTLWRSLAGRRPAMLWRLARLTGPLVHRFSRRERKVTEINLAEVFPQRSAAARRRLARESLTHSTATMLELGFAWMGEPQRVEASIQEIHGRELLDDARAEGRGVIVLAPHFGNWEVLNFWLSSHFPFTAMYEPPKIAELDPVIRRGRERMGASLVPTNPRGVAALLKALKRSEAVGILPDQEPNWGSGVFAPFYHRLAYTATLLPKLVARTDARVVTGVARRLPGRGFAIHFLAADERVYAADETQSATGVNACVEEAIALDPAQYQWEYKRYRKVIEQQQGHPKHKSFRLY, encoded by the coding sequence ATGAGCGAGCCGCAGTCATCCACCGCCACCCTGCAGGGTCGCGCCATTACCACGCTATGGCGCAGCCTGGCCGGCCGCCGCCCCGCCATGCTCTGGCGACTGGCCCGCCTCACCGGCCCGCTGGTGCATCGCTTCAGCCGGCGCGAGCGCAAGGTCACCGAGATCAACCTGGCAGAGGTCTTTCCCCAGCGCAGCGCAGCGGCACGACGTCGCTTAGCGCGGGAGAGCCTGACCCACTCCACCGCCACCATGCTCGAGCTGGGCTTCGCCTGGATGGGCGAACCGCAGCGGGTCGAGGCCTCGATCCAAGAGATCCACGGCCGTGAGCTGCTCGACGACGCCCGCGCCGAGGGGCGCGGCGTCATCGTGCTGGCACCGCACTTCGGCAATTGGGAAGTGCTCAATTTCTGGCTTTCCAGCCACTTCCCCTTCACCGCCATGTACGAACCGCCCAAGATTGCCGAACTCGATCCGGTGATCCGCCGAGGGCGCGAGCGCATGGGCGCGAGCCTGGTGCCGACCAACCCACGCGGCGTCGCGGCCCTGCTCAAGGCGCTCAAGCGCAGCGAGGCGGTGGGTATCCTGCCCGACCAGGAGCCCAACTGGGGTAGCGGTGTGTTCGCCCCCTTCTACCATCGCCTGGCCTACACCGCGACCCTGCTGCCCAAGCTGGTGGCCCGCACCGATGCCCGAGTCGTCACCGGCGTGGCCAGGCGCCTCCCCGGCCGCGGCTTCGCCATTCACTTCCTGGCCGCCGACGAGCGAGTCTATGCCGCTGACGAAACGCAATCGGCCACCGGCGTCAACGCCTGCGTGGAAGAAGCCATCGCGTTGGATCCGGCCCAGTATCAGTGGGAGTACAAGCGCTACCGCAAGGTGATCGAGCAACAGCAGGGGCACCCGAAGCACAAGTCGTTCCGGCTCTATTGA
- a CDS encoding DUF4870 family protein, with product MNDSPESRSVIDSGDAPDTTLPIVVYALYLAGIVTGGLTLLVGVVIAYVYRGQGPHWFDEHYRYLIRTFWLALLYFAISGLLMLVLIGFLTWLVVIVWLVIRCVKGIKRLQEHRAPDNVDAWLI from the coding sequence ATGAACGATAGCCCCGAGAGCCGCAGCGTCATCGATTCGGGCGACGCACCCGACACCACCCTGCCCATCGTCGTCTATGCCCTGTATCTGGCAGGCATCGTCACCGGCGGCCTGACCCTACTGGTCGGCGTGGTGATCGCCTACGTTTATCGCGGTCAGGGTCCCCATTGGTTCGATGAACACTACCGCTACCTGATCCGCACCTTCTGGCTTGCGCTGCTCTACTTTGCCATTTCCGGCTTACTGATGCTGGTATTGATCGGTTTCCTGACCTGGCTGGTGGTAATCGTCTGGTTGGTGATTCGCTGCGTCAAGGGCATCAAACGCCTGCAGGAGCACCGTGCCCCCGACAATGTGGACGCCTGGCTGATCTGA
- a CDS encoding VOC family protein, whose amino-acid sequence MLSGLDHLVITVTDISRAVDFYSRVLGLEVRYRDRERVDLILGDIALRLHWTATDIEPRAATPTPGSLDLCLRSLLPLDEVQRHLAALDVEVELGPVTRQGANGLIESLYLRDPDGNLLEISRPLKEALE is encoded by the coding sequence ATGCTGTCAGGTCTGGACCACCTGGTCATTACCGTGACCGACATTTCCCGTGCCGTGGATTTCTACTCTCGCGTACTCGGGCTCGAGGTACGCTACCGGGATCGCGAGCGTGTCGACCTGATACTGGGCGACATCGCCCTGCGCCTGCACTGGACGGCCACCGACATCGAGCCGCGCGCCGCCACCCCCACGCCGGGGAGCCTGGATCTCTGCCTGCGCAGCCTGCTGCCGCTGGACGAGGTCCAGCGGCACCTAGCGGCACTCGATGTGGAAGTGGAACTCGGCCCGGTCACCCGTCAGGGGGCCAATGGCCTCATCGAGTCGCTCTACCTGCGCGACCCTGACGGCAACCTGCTGGAGATCAGCCGTCCGCTCAAGGAGGCACTCGAATAG
- a CDS encoding class I SAM-dependent methyltransferase, producing MPTCPLCASPHSRHFHHDSRRDYYRCENCRLAFVPPVQRLSPEQERAVYDQHQNRPDDLGYRHFLSRLFEPLKSRLAPDAHGLDFGAGPGPTLSLMFEEAGHPMAIYDPFYAPDTSVLERRYDFITATEVVEHLFAPGHELERLVALLPEGGWLGLMTKRMTSEEAFARWHYILDPTHVCFFSEASFEWLAKRLGMSVEFPGADVALMQKR from the coding sequence ATGCCGACCTGCCCGCTATGCGCATCCCCGCATTCCCGTCATTTTCATCACGACTCGAGGCGTGACTACTACCGCTGCGAGAACTGCCGGCTGGCATTCGTGCCGCCTGTTCAGCGCCTCTCGCCCGAGCAAGAGAGGGCGGTCTACGACCAGCATCAGAATCGGCCCGACGATCTCGGTTATCGCCATTTTCTGTCGCGACTGTTCGAGCCGCTGAAGAGTCGACTTGCACCGGACGCCCACGGCCTCGATTTCGGTGCCGGCCCCGGCCCGACGTTGTCGCTGATGTTCGAAGAGGCGGGTCACCCCATGGCGATCTACGACCCCTTCTATGCACCGGATACTTCCGTGCTCGAGCGGCGCTACGATTTCATCACCGCTACCGAGGTGGTGGAACACCTGTTCGCGCCGGGGCATGAGCTCGAGCGCCTTGTGGCGCTGCTGCCCGAAGGAGGCTGGCTGGGGCTGATGACCAAGCGGATGACCAGCGAGGAGGCCTTCGCCCGCTGGCACTATATCCTCGATCCGACCCATGTATGCTTCTTCAGCGAGGCGAGCTTCGAGTGGCTGGCGAAGAGGCTCGGCATGAGCGTCGAGTTTCCCGGTGCGGATGTGGCTTTGATGCAGAAGCGCTGA
- a CDS encoding MFS transporter has protein sequence MSRQLLAMALAPLLGLFILGIGNGFLATLITLRLDAAGESPVVIGWVSSAYFIGLALGAVFNDRLLLRIGHIRAYGSFASLVAVTVLLQALFFEPWAWFALRLVGGWATVGVYLVIESWLLTSGDQKVRGRLLALYMISLYAAGVVGQLLLGVTDAMGETAPFMVIGMLASLSVLPMAMIPRVSPLIEHAEPLSPMRLITMTPTGVMGSFGSGLAVAAVYSLLPLYLQRIGLSVAQVGQMMAVVVLGAMLLQYPLGRWSDRHDRQIVLIMIGAFCALISAAMLLLPLTTWVLAALLFLLGGGVFALYPVAVSHAADRAPAGALVRMSQGLLLINAIGSTVSPPLISPVMGWVGDAGLFWAFGAMSLFLVGFFAWRRSVRPAPVPVAPFAPSTPMSSAGAELTVTEELVLGATEHEYVEDLSNVVPEVEVAEPVVGPPPPDEPHIAYYQDGDDTDQLTNDEREQVEEPLDSDARR, from the coding sequence ATGTCGCGGCAACTGCTGGCCATGGCCCTGGCACCTTTGCTGGGGCTCTTCATTCTGGGTATCGGCAATGGCTTCCTGGCTACCCTGATCACCCTACGGCTGGACGCGGCCGGTGAGTCGCCGGTGGTGATCGGCTGGGTCTCCTCGGCCTACTTCATTGGCCTGGCACTTGGGGCAGTGTTCAACGATCGGCTGCTTCTGCGTATCGGCCATATCCGTGCCTATGGCAGCTTCGCTTCGCTGGTAGCGGTCACCGTGCTGCTGCAGGCGCTGTTTTTCGAGCCTTGGGCCTGGTTCGCCCTGCGCCTGGTGGGTGGCTGGGCCACCGTGGGTGTCTATCTCGTCATCGAGAGCTGGCTGCTCACGTCTGGCGATCAGAAGGTGCGTGGCAGGCTGCTGGCGCTCTACATGATCTCGCTGTATGCCGCCGGGGTCGTGGGCCAATTGCTACTCGGCGTCACCGACGCCATGGGCGAGACGGCACCGTTCATGGTCATTGGCATGCTGGCCTCGCTGTCGGTGTTGCCTATGGCAATGATTCCGCGGGTCTCGCCGCTGATCGAGCATGCCGAGCCGCTGTCGCCGATGCGTCTGATCACCATGACGCCCACCGGCGTGATGGGCAGCTTCGGCTCGGGACTGGCAGTCGCTGCCGTCTATAGTCTGCTGCCGCTCTACCTGCAGCGCATCGGCCTGAGCGTAGCCCAGGTCGGTCAGATGATGGCCGTCGTCGTGCTTGGCGCCATGCTGCTGCAGTACCCCCTCGGGCGCTGGTCCGACCGCCACGATCGCCAGATCGTGCTGATCATGATCGGCGCTTTCTGCGCCTTGATCTCGGCTGCCATGCTGTTGCTGCCGCTGACGACCTGGGTGCTGGCGGCGCTTCTGTTTCTGCTGGGCGGTGGGGTCTTCGCGCTCTACCCGGTGGCGGTGAGCCATGCCGCCGACCGTGCGCCGGCCGGTGCGCTGGTGCGCATGAGCCAGGGCTTGCTGCTGATCAATGCCATCGGTTCGACGGTGAGTCCACCGTTGATCTCGCCGGTGATGGGCTGGGTGGGAGATGCCGGTCTATTCTGGGCCTTCGGTGCCATGAGCTTGTTCCTGGTGGGCTTCTTCGCCTGGCGGCGTAGCGTGCGCCCGGCGCCGGTGCCGGTGGCGCCCTTTGCACCTTCGACGCCGATGTCGTCGGCGGGCGCTGAACTCACCGTGACCGAGGAGCTGGTACTGGGCGCCACCGAACACGAATACGTGGAGGATCTTTCCAACGTGGTGCCGGAAGTCGAGGTGGCCGAGCCCGTGGTCGGTCCGCCGCCGCCGGATGAGCCGCATATCGCATACTATCAAGATGGCGACGATACCGACCAGTTAACGAACGATGAGCGGGAGCAAGTCGAGGAGCCACTCGACAGCGACGCACGCCGCTGA
- a CDS encoding acyl-CoA dehydrogenase, with the protein MFPFAVPVRDLRFVLEELLEYRSLDLPGFDEAGPDLVEAVLEEAAKLAGEVWAPLNASGDRQGCVRREDGGVTLPDGFAEAYQTYVEGGWNGIGVSQALGGQGLPEIVSSSVQEMLHGANMALGLCPMLTAGAIEALAHHGSDALKETYLPKLVEGSWTGTMNLTEPQAGSDLSKVRTRAVPCPDEEGDHYRLFGQKIFITWGEHDASENIIHLVLARKPDAPEGNKGISLFLVPKYLINSDGSLGERNDVTCASIEHKLGIHGSPTCTLSFGEKDGALGYLVGEEGRGLNHMFTMMNEARHKVGVQGIGVAERACQHAFAYALDRVQGKARGSEATISEHLDVRRMLLSMRARTDGLRALALYCAAQLDVARHAADDAEREAAQARVDVLIPVVKAFSTDQAVDIASMGVQVHGGMGFIEETGAAQLLRDARIAPIYEGTNGIQALDLAGRKLSRDGGAALAGLIEEVEATASELRDSGELAPLGISLAEGAADLHAAMQIVLEQGRDPERGADAIQAYAMPFLNLAGHVLCAWQMGRAALKARAALAGGSDDPFYPAKLAAADFALRQWLPVGRANRSVIEAGMESLADFNVSAN; encoded by the coding sequence ATGTTTCCCTTCGCCGTTCCCGTTCGTGACCTCCGCTTCGTGCTCGAGGAACTGCTGGAATACCGTTCGCTCGACCTGCCAGGCTTCGACGAAGCCGGCCCCGATCTTGTCGAGGCAGTGCTGGAAGAGGCCGCCAAACTGGCTGGCGAGGTGTGGGCGCCACTCAACGCCAGCGGCGACCGCCAGGGCTGCGTGCGCCGGGAAGATGGCGGCGTGACCCTGCCCGACGGTTTCGCCGAGGCCTATCAGACCTACGTCGAAGGTGGCTGGAACGGTATTGGCGTGTCGCAGGCACTGGGCGGCCAGGGCCTGCCGGAAATAGTATCCAGCAGCGTTCAGGAGATGCTCCACGGCGCCAACATGGCGCTGGGGCTGTGCCCGATGCTTACCGCCGGGGCTATCGAAGCGCTGGCGCATCATGGCAGCGATGCGCTCAAGGAGACTTACCTGCCCAAGCTGGTCGAGGGCAGTTGGACCGGTACCATGAACCTCACCGAGCCCCAGGCCGGCTCGGACCTCTCCAAGGTGCGCACTCGGGCGGTTCCGTGCCCTGATGAAGAGGGCGACCACTACCGTCTGTTCGGCCAGAAGATTTTCATCACCTGGGGCGAGCACGACGCCAGCGAGAACATCATCCATCTGGTGCTGGCACGCAAGCCCGATGCCCCCGAGGGCAACAAGGGTATCTCGCTGTTCCTGGTGCCGAAATACCTGATTAATAGCGACGGCTCGCTGGGAGAGCGCAATGACGTCACCTGCGCTTCAATCGAGCACAAGCTGGGCATTCACGGTTCGCCCACCTGCACCCTCAGCTTCGGCGAAAAAGATGGCGCCCTCGGCTATCTGGTGGGCGAAGAAGGGCGCGGCCTCAACCACATGTTCACTATGATGAACGAGGCGCGTCACAAGGTCGGCGTACAGGGCATCGGCGTGGCCGAACGCGCCTGTCAGCACGCCTTCGCCTACGCCCTGGACCGTGTGCAGGGCAAGGCGCGGGGGAGTGAGGCGACCATCAGTGAACATCTCGATGTGCGCCGCATGCTGCTCTCGATGCGTGCCCGTACCGATGGCCTGCGAGCCCTGGCGCTCTACTGTGCGGCCCAGCTCGACGTGGCACGCCACGCTGCCGATGACGCCGAGCGCGAAGCCGCCCAAGCCCGGGTCGACGTGCTGATTCCGGTAGTCAAGGCGTTCTCCACCGATCAGGCCGTGGATATCGCCTCCATGGGCGTACAGGTGCACGGCGGTATGGGTTTCATCGAGGAGACCGGCGCCGCCCAACTGCTGCGCGATGCACGTATCGCGCCGATCTACGAAGGCACCAATGGCATCCAGGCGCTCGACCTGGCCGGGCGCAAGCTCTCCCGCGACGGTGGGGCGGCCCTGGCCGGCCTGATCGAGGAGGTCGAGGCCACGGCCAGCGAATTGCGTGACAGCGGCGAGCTTGCTCCCCTGGGCATAAGCTTGGCAGAGGGAGCCGCCGATCTGCATGCCGCCATGCAGATCGTGCTCGAGCAGGGGCGCGACCCCGAGCGCGGCGCGGATGCCATCCAGGCCTATGCTATGCCTTTTCTCAACCTGGCTGGTCATGTGCTGTGTGCCTGGCAGATGGGGCGGGCGGCACTCAAGGCCCGGGCTGCTCTTGCGGGCGGCAGCGACGATCCGTTCTACCCGGCCAAGCTGGCGGCTGCCGATTTCGCCTTGCGCCAGTGGCTACCGGTCGGCCGCGCCAACCGCAGCGTGATCGAAGCAGGTATGGAGAGTCTGGCCGACTTTAACGTCTCGGCAAACTGA